One segment of Carya illinoinensis cultivar Pawnee chromosome 13, C.illinoinensisPawnee_v1, whole genome shotgun sequence DNA contains the following:
- the LOC122292155 gene encoding cytochrome P450 71D10-like produces MSELMKNPTIREKAQAEVRRVFAGRRKINETEVHKLDYLKSIVKETLRLHPPGGILTRESREKREIGGYEIPSNTKIIINAWAIGRNPDYWIDVDCFRPERFLGSSVDFRGANFEFIPFGSGRRMCLCWKFRSLKFTFLRIYHLQE; encoded by the coding sequence ATGTCTGAACTGATGAAAAACCCAACAATACGGGAGAAGGCACAGGCAGAAGTGCGACGAGTGTTTGCGGGGAGGCGGAAGATCAATGAGACAGAAGTTCATAAACTAGATTACTTGAAATCAATTGTCAAAGAAACCTTACGACTACACCCTCCAGGTGGCATACTCACGAGAGAATCAAGAGAGAAGCGTGAAATTGGTGGGTATGAGATACCaagcaatacaaaaataatcatCAATGCTTGGGCTATAGGGAGAAATCCAGATTACTGGATTGATGTTGATTGCTTTCGACCAGAGAGATTTCTAGGTTCTTCTGTTGATTTCAGAGGGGCAAACTTCGAGTTCATTCCATTTGGTAGTGGTAGGAGGATGTGTCTATGTTGGAAATTTAGATCTCTCAAATTTACCTTCCTTAGAATCTaccatttgcaggaataa